The genomic region TATTTATAGAAACTACAGGTACAACAGGGCCAATGGGAAATTGCTTAAGATATGGAAATGGATGCTCAATGTGTATTTTAAGATGTCCTTCCTTTGGACCTAGACTTAGTATAAGCGAAAGATGCGGCGTAAGAGATATACAAGGAGAAAGAGGAGAAGACGAGCTAGGTGCTTTTTCAGGTTCTTGTAAGTTGGCTAAGGAGAGTTTATCAGAGGAAATAATAGAAAAATTAGATAAAGAAGGAGTAGTATTATTAAGGGTTCCTGAAGAAGATATTAATTACGATAAGTTACAACAAAAGGTTTGTCAACAATATGCTTTAAAGGAATTTGCTGAAAATATAGTACTTTTAGATACTGGACATGCTAAATTAATGACTAGTTATTATCCACTTGAAAAACTTAGAAAAATAAAAGGATTAGAGAAGGCAAAATATGTTGACCCTTATGCAGGAAGCAAAGGAAATTCAATTAGATATTTATCTGTAGCACAAAGAACAAATGATATGAAGGTTAAGGGAGTAGATAATCTATTCTGTGCTGGTGAAAAAAGCGGCCTATTTGTAGGGCATACTGAAGCAATTTGCACTGGCAGCCTTGCTGGGCATAATGCTGTTAGACTAATGATGGGAATACCATTATTAATATTACCGGCTTCAATAGCTATTGGTGATTTAATTGCTTATACAAATGAAATGGAAAGTACTCGTGAAGGCAGAAAAGACAGGTATACTTTTGCTGGTTCAAAATATTTTGCTAGAATGAAAGAACAAGGACTTTACACTTTAGATAAAGAAGAAATAAAAAATAGAATAGCTAAATTAAATTTAACAAATGTTTTTGCTCAAAAATTAGTTTAATAGTATAAGAGTAAACTGATAAGGATTATTACATAAAGTTAAATGTAATAATCCTTATCAGCTTATAGAAAAAATAATAAATTAAGTATAAAAATTTTGATTTTAGTCATTTATAAAAATATAAGTATATTAAAATTACTAAAAATTATATTATAATAAAGGAGAATGGAAATGGATATACAAAAAGAAAAAATAGAAGAGATTTATGATAATACTGGTAGAAAGGTAGTTAAGTATAAGCAAAAGATAATTAATAACACCCTAAAGGAAGAAAAAGAAATAGTATCAAAAGATTTAAATAGCTTAATTAGTGAGGTAAGAAAACAATTAAATGAATGGAATAATATGAACTAGGAGGATAGATGTTTGTAGAGGTAATTAGAAAGGAAACCTTTAATAATAAAATAAAAATTAGATTTAATAATATCATAGAAGGCTTTGAGAAATTTAATTATTTTAATATAATTCCAAAGGAAAATGATGAATTAATAGAGCAAGAAAAAAAGTTTATAAAATTAATTAAGGAATTTTTTAAAATTAATTCATCGACTGTTATTATAGATTTCTATAAAAATAGATTAAATAAAGAAGCCATAAATATAATAAAAGCAAATCTAAGAAGCGAAGAATTTAATATAATAAATAAAATATTAAATACAGGATCTTCGGAGGATGTATATTTTCAAATAAATAACATAGACTACTTAGATCCTTTAGTTAAATTATGTACTAGAGAGATTTTCTTTATTACATTCTATTTTGATAAAGGAACCCTGTGGGGGAATTATAATATGACATTTCCATTTTTTTATGAAAGTAAAGAAGCAATAGCAGATTACGAAAAAGCAATAGTTAATAATTTAGAATGTAGAATTTATATTTAGAATGGTTTACTTCATAAAACAAAAAAATTAAAATAAAAAGCCTTTAATAAAAAAATCCCTAAAGGGATTTTTTTATTAATTCTACATTACTGAGTTAGCATTTCTATCATAACATCTAATGTAGACTTTGTTTTACGTAAATTATCTACATAATCAGCAATATGATTTTTATAGTATTCAACTCCCAAATCAGTTATAGAATAAATTTTTTTATTTCTCTTATTTAAAAATTCATCACCGGTCCAAGAACTTTTCACATAGCCTTTTTCCTCCAAAGAATAAAGAGTTTCATATATTGTGCTGGATGAGACTGGAAAAGGTAAGGCTGCTTCTGAAAACCTATTTTTAAATTCTTCTAATACCTTATTTCCAAAAATAACCTTACCCTTAGATAACTCCTTCAATATATAAAAACTATATAGCATTTTTGTATTAACAACATTTCTTGGAGCTATAAGACGATTTCTGTTATCCATAAAAAAACCTCCTTTTATTTATAATAACATATAAATTATTAAAATACACTTAAATAATATCCTCGTAAAAGATATACTTAACATAAAAAAAATAGAACAAAATAAATTTCTCTGTATATAATGTAATATACGAAAGAGTAGGAGTTGATAAACATGTCTAGAAGATGTTGTTGTGATAGATGTTGTAATAGAGGATGCTTTAACAGCTGCTGTAATTGGGGCTGTGATTGTTGTTCACCATTATTATGGTTAATATTACTAGGATGTTGTTGGTAATAATTTAAAAAAGGATGCATAATGCATCCTTTTTTAAATTATTAATTTTGTGGTATTATTCTTATGAGGTGAAATTATGTTTAATAATAAATATTTTTGCGAGAAGTGTAAAAAGATTCAGCCGATTTATTCAAAAAAAATTAATGAGGTTGTGGAATTAAATTTAGGAGAAATGGAATATGAAAAAGAAATAGGCTTTTGCTGCGTCTGTGGAGAAGAAATATATTCTGTTGAAATTGCAGAAAAAAATAAAAGAACTTTTAATAGAAAATTAAAAGAATTTGAGGAAAGTTATAATTTAGCAAGATTGATTGAAGCAGCAGCTGATGGAAATTTAGAAATAATAGATGGAAAAGAAGCTGTGTTTAAGAAAATTCAAGATATTTTATCTAGCAAGAATCAAAAGTAAACTTATATCCAAAAGATTAATATAATAAGTTATAATGCTATTATTTCTTTTGGAGGATTAATATGTTAGATCTATTAGTATACCTAGATGAAAACTTAATAAGAAATTTAAATTCTGTAGTATTAAATGGATATATTGATATAAGAACCTTTAAAAAAGTTAGGGATAGATCAATAGGGGGAACTGTTAGCTTATCGGACAAAGAAGGGAAAAGTTGGGATAGTAAAGAAGGAAAAGATAAAATTGAAGGTTATAAAACTAAACATAAGAGTTATGCTAATAGTTCTTATTGTGGCAATGAGAAAAGTCTTGACTTTGAAGGAAGAGATTTTGATAGAAATGAACAGGAAATTAAAAAAATAAGTACTTCTTTTACTTTTCATAGTGATTTGGTAAATTTTTTAAAAAGAAATAATAGTATAAAAAATATTAAAGAAGTTAATAATTTAAGAGATATTGAGATAGGTGATTATATAGAAATAAGGGGTAGTGTACAAGATACTTCAATTCTTTTTTATATTGATACATTATTAAAAATTTTCAATTGTTATGGATATGATTTTTTAAATAATCTAATTAATGATAAGAAAGAATATAAATTAAATTATAATATTATTGGAAATTTATTA from Clostridium isatidis harbors:
- a CDS encoding FAD-dependent oxidoreductase, with translation MKVIIVGGGWAGVAAAITAKKAGVDVHLFEKTDLLLGLGNVGGIMRNNGRWTAAEELIELGAGDLIEITDRTSRHRNIEFPGHKHASLYDVNIIEGEVRSYLEEMGINIYMESRVVDVELEKSKIKGIYLSDGKYIDGDVFIETTGTTGPMGNCLRYGNGCSMCILRCPSFGPRLSISERCGVRDIQGERGEDELGAFSGSCKLAKESLSEEIIEKLDKEGVVLLRVPEEDINYDKLQQKVCQQYALKEFAENIVLLDTGHAKLMTSYYPLEKLRKIKGLEKAKYVDPYAGSKGNSIRYLSVAQRTNDMKVKGVDNLFCAGEKSGLFVGHTEAICTGSLAGHNAVRLMMGIPLLILPASIAIGDLIAYTNEMESTREGRKDRYTFAGSKYFARMKEQGLYTLDKEEIKNRIAKLNLTNVFAQKLV
- a CDS encoding PadR family transcriptional regulator, whose product is MDNRNRLIAPRNVVNTKMLYSFYILKELSKGKVIFGNKVLEEFKNRFSEAALPFPVSSSTIYETLYSLEEKGYVKSSWTGDEFLNKRNKKIYSITDLGVEYYKNHIADYVDNLRKTKSTLDVMIEMLTQ
- a CDS encoding DUF6414 family protein, which codes for MLDLLVYLDENLIRNLNSVVLNGYIDIRTFKKVRDRSIGGTVSLSDKEGKSWDSKEGKDKIEGYKTKHKSYANSSYCGNEKSLDFEGRDFDRNEQEIKKISTSFTFHSDLVNFLKRNNSIKNIKEVNNLRDIEIGDYIEIRGSVQDTSILFYIDTLLKIFNCYGYDFLNNLINDKKEYKLNYNIIGNLLTELKNSISVNETKDLIIKNNNTSLLLPVNENNFLNSHFNMFDIVHCNCKIFGKVMMVKEDNAKCISLLRKSSQENYYEDLLNYIDPYLKLLERNNIILPQKVECNIKGKMIMILPISICI